One window of Cohnella hashimotonis genomic DNA carries:
- a CDS encoding YhcN/YlaJ family sporulation lipoprotein — protein sequence MWQRAMAAALVLTTSLTMAGCASKQGDVGNSNIKPQSINDRFSDDGRNEMNRMHGTQRMNNNVVGLHGNSHLEMDQKIADKLAARSDVQSAYVVRSDRNAYVAIMSEGHGDHELSSTLKGEIADEVKTMSPATDHVYVSSNPEWGDRMRGYAEQVRQGHPIQGLLTEFNAIVNRIFPTAEDGHRNAGYEGTAGNAGDNGLHGNGAYSGGIHGSSLQGNGTHSGGVHGSGVTGGANGGPAFGTNARHPHMNNVSRP from the coding sequence ATGTGGCAAAGGGCAATGGCGGCCGCGCTCGTATTGACGACGTCGCTGACGATGGCAGGATGCGCGAGCAAGCAGGGCGACGTCGGCAATTCGAACATCAAGCCTCAGAGTATCAATGACCGGTTCTCCGACGACGGTCGCAACGAAATGAACCGCATGCACGGCACGCAGCGAATGAACAACAATGTGGTCGGCCTTCACGGCAACAGCCACCTGGAGATGGACCAGAAGATCGCGGATAAACTCGCCGCGCGGTCCGACGTACAATCGGCTTACGTCGTCCGCTCCGATCGCAATGCCTACGTCGCGATCATGTCCGAAGGACATGGAGACCATGAGCTCTCGAGCACGCTGAAGGGCGAGATCGCCGACGAAGTCAAAACAATGTCGCCGGCCACGGACCACGTGTACGTGTCGTCCAATCCCGAATGGGGCGACCGGATGCGCGGCTACGCCGAGCAAGTGCGGCAAGGGCACCCGATCCAAGGGCTCCTGACCGAGTTTAACGCGATCGTGAACCGGATCTTCCCGACGGCCGAAGACGGACACCGCAATGCCGGCTATGAGGGAACGGCAGGCAATGCCGGAGACAACGGCCTCCATGGTAACGGTGCTTATAGTGGCGGCATCCATGGCAGCAGCCTTCAAGGCAACGGCACCCACAGCGGTGGTGTCCACGGCAGCGGCGTAACCGGGGGCGCAAACGGCGGCCCGGCATTTGGCACGAACGCCCGTCACCCGCATATGAACAACGTTTCCCGGCCGTAG
- a CDS encoding helix-turn-helix domain-containing protein: MRSSDHKNKFLLTNREREVFELLVQDKTTRDIAQQLFISEKTVRNHISNVMQKLNVKGRSQAVVELIKLGELKI; this comes from the coding sequence TTGAGAAGCAGCGACCACAAGAACAAATTCCTTCTTACCAATCGGGAACGCGAAGTGTTCGAGCTATTGGTACAGGACAAGACGACCCGTGACATTGCCCAACAGCTGTTCATTAGCGAGAAGACGGTTCGAAATCATATTTCGAACGTCATGCAAAAGCTGAACGTCAAGGGTCGTTCGCAAGCGGTCGTTGAGCTGATTAAGCTCGGGGAATTGAAAATCTGA
- a CDS encoding glycosyltransferase family 4 protein, translated as MRLLFAYYLPSGGMETLNRLRAEHLRRHGVDCHLLYFWSGEGLGNNTTGIPTIITNDDSEIKHLIINGGYDAIFVSTDALTLARFRRLGFAKPLIYETQGLGSKEQARETLLGAAPFIRSFASAVLYPRTSHLHELFQGMFSDIAQFSFDNLLDTERFGYHPVPIHPHPIIGWIGRIEPNKNWRAYLQIGAELLRRGHDVHLWMFEDPTLNQPDDEAAFKGQLAALGLSDRVVRHYNVPNLVMSDYLSIIGDSGGFLASTSIAEGFGYAVGEALLCRCPVVAADSDGVRAFIEHSLTGLLYPQHGIGIAADLGEALLLDGAFREQMRTIGRHYVTQRFAPSLYVNNLLLMLRALGIG; from the coding sequence TTGAGGCTTCTATTCGCCTATTATTTGCCGAGCGGCGGCATGGAGACGTTAAACCGCTTGAGGGCCGAGCATCTCCGCCGCCATGGCGTCGATTGCCACCTTTTGTATTTTTGGAGCGGCGAAGGACTGGGCAACAACACGACGGGCATCCCGACAATCATTACGAACGACGATTCCGAAATCAAGCATCTGATAATTAACGGCGGCTACGACGCGATTTTCGTTTCCACCGACGCGCTGACGCTTGCGCGCTTCCGCCGATTGGGGTTCGCAAAGCCGCTCATATACGAAACGCAGGGTCTCGGCTCCAAGGAGCAGGCGCGCGAGACGCTGCTCGGGGCCGCGCCGTTTATTCGCAGCTTCGCGAGCGCCGTCCTCTATCCGCGGACCTCGCATTTGCACGAGCTGTTCCAGGGCATGTTCAGCGACATTGCCCAGTTTTCCTTCGACAACCTGCTCGACACGGAGCGGTTCGGATACCATCCGGTCCCGATTCATCCGCACCCGATCATCGGCTGGATCGGCCGGATCGAGCCCAACAAAAATTGGCGGGCGTATCTGCAAATCGGCGCGGAGCTGCTCCGACGGGGACACGACGTGCATCTGTGGATGTTCGAGGATCCGACGCTGAACCAGCCGGACGATGAAGCCGCGTTCAAGGGCCAGCTCGCCGCGCTCGGGCTCTCGGATCGCGTCGTACGCCACTATAACGTCCCGAACCTTGTCATGTCCGACTATTTGTCCATCATCGGCGATTCGGGCGGCTTTCTCGCGTCGACCTCCATTGCCGAAGGATTCGGATATGCGGTCGGTGAAGCATTGCTATGCCGTTGTCCCGTCGTCGCGGCGGATTCCGACGGCGTCAGGGCGTTCATCGAGCATAGCCTGACCGGTTTACTGTATCCGCAGCACGGCATCGGCATCGCCGCCGACCTGGGCGAAGCCCTGCTCCTCGACGGCGCGTTCCGAGAGCAGATGAGAACGATCGGCAGGCACTACGTGACGCAGCGGTTCGCGCCTTCCTTGTACGTGAACAATTTGCTGCTCATGCTGAGGGCGCTTGGCATCGGCTAA